One Lycium barbarum isolate Lr01 chromosome 5, ASM1917538v2, whole genome shotgun sequence genomic window carries:
- the LOC132639908 gene encoding uncharacterized protein LOC132639908: MDFLRFAGEDLSSWLFKIEQFFEMENVPGHEKVNVAALQLEGESIQWHLSFMRYRKYLQPATWNDYIMAMVERFGTYFDDPMEEIKKVKQVGSVVEYQAIFERNLARVTLSHENAISCFIGGLKPELNIAVKRAEPITLTQAYKSARMEEAYLAAVIKSSFPAMSSSNVENSSRRFNDQRGQYNKPILPTPNRGGQPTQRGFNRRTLTPEEMNEKRAQGLCFFCNEKYVPGHKCRNLKQLYLLEFEEEDKCCEQESPTEEADQAIEKIQEKLDISMHALNGSLGYKTLRVTGYHSKKPLHILVDRRSSHNFIDPSLVEQLGCPVVQTISQPVATGNGSIPVDKMCRISWLLQEAEFSAEFLVLPLGNCRVVLGVQWLLTLDDIKMNFRNLTMEFMYKGKKHVLRGAGKQILNTGAWKLAKISSGNHTQLYMLQLVSNLNEERQWYSLETKNTSVTDPALASLLLEFKELFVEPTTLPPSRGVFDHRVVLQAGTEPINKRPYKYPSVKKDVIESLVNQMLKQGIIQPSYSPFAAPVVLVGKKDGTWRLCVKQSYCEEQISYSNSRRFVR, translated from the coding sequence ATGGATTTCTTAAGGTTTGCTGGGGAAGATTTAAGTTCTTGGTTGTTCAAAATCGAACAATTCTTTGAAATGGAAAATGTTCCAGGCCATGAGAAAGTTAATGTAGCTGCTTTACAATTGGAGGGTGAATCCATACAATGGCATTTGTCCTTTATGAGATATAGAAAATACCTTCAACCTGCTACTTGGAATGATTATATCATGGCTATGGTGGAAAGATTTGGTACATATTTTGATGATCCCATGGAGGAAATTAAGAAGGTGAAGCAAGTAGGAAGTGTGGTGGAGTATCAGGCTATTTTTGAAAGGAACTTGGCTAGGGTCACCTTGTCTCATGAAAATGCTATTAGTTGCTTCATTGGAGGACTGAAACCTGAGTTGAACATTGCTGTTAAGAGGGCTGAACCTATCACATTAACACAAGCTTACAAATCTGCCAGAATGGAAGAGGCATATCTTGCTGCTGTAATAAAAAGTTCTTTTCCTGCTATGAGTTCAAGCAATGTGGAAAATTCTTCGAGAAGGTTTAATGATCAGAGGGGCCAGTACAACAAACCTATTTTGCCAACACCTAATAGAGGAGGACAACCAACTCAAAGAGGATTCAACCGAAGAACCCTTACACCAGAAGAGATGAATGAAAAAAGGGCTCAAGGACTTTGCTTCTTTTGTAATGAGAAGTATGTTCCAGGCCACAAGTGCAGGAATTTGAAGCAACTATATCTTCTTGAGTTCGAAGAAGAAGATAAGTGTTGTGAACAAGAATCACCAACTGAGGAGGCAGATCAAGCAATAGAGAAAATCCAAGAAAAATTAGATATTTCCATGCATGCTTTAAATGGATCACTGGGGTACAAGACCTTAAGAGTTACGGGTTATCACTCTAAGAAACCTTTACACATATTGGTGGACAGAAGAAGTTCACATAACTTCATTGATCCATCACTAGTGGAACAGTTGGGGTGTCCTGTTGTTCAAACCATTTCTCAACCAGTTGCTACAGGAAATGGTAGCATACCAGTGGACAAGATGTGTAGGATCTCTTGGTTATTACAAGAAGCAGAATTTTCAGCTGAATTCTTGGTGTTACCCTTGGGCAACTGTAGGGTAGTCCTAGGGGTTCAGTGGTTATTGACATTAGATGATATCAAAATGAACTTCAGAAATTTAACAATGGAGTTTATGTATAAGGGCAAGAAACATGTTCTAAGGGGTGCTGGTAAACAAATATTGAACACTGGAGCTTGGAAACTAGCCAAGATTTCATCAGGTAACCATACACAACTCTATATGCTTCAGTTGGTATCCAAtttgaatgaagaaagacaatgGTATTCTCTAGAAACTAAGAACACATCTGTCACTGATCCTGCCCTAGCCAGTTTACTACTTGAGTTTAAAGAATTATTTGTAGAACCAACTACACTCCCACCTTCTAGAGGAGTGTTTGATCATAGGGTAGTGTTGCAAGCTGGTACTGAACCAATCAATAAAAGACCATACAAGTATCCATCAGTTAAAAAGGATGTGATAGAGTCCTTAGTTAATCAAATGCTTAAACAAGGGATCATTCAACCAAGTTATAGTCCCTTTGCTGCACCTGTTGTATTAGTTGGGAAAAAAGATGGTACATGGAGATTATGTGTTAAACAAAGCTACTGTGAAGAACAAATTTCCTATTCCAATAGTAGAAGATTTGTTAGATGA
- the LOC132642820 gene encoding uncharacterized protein LOC132642820, translated as MYVTRPLSYYQKNPDALSLPPEGPNSGYLVIQDEESETYCCFGHCKNHDLMDLPFPQNKKLTVRYETSNGENQIILRDGVMFIPALNKPLSCNQYYAIKPHGKSKGRAFACSKEEDKRNYCFCRCIRDVKTKPLDPEDAYQQFEICLYNTGCSAKGSFFAKSIAPDGFPPRFLRRRGWHLCARTPKNYELNDDARGINTKLRQRLPEFNLTPSCKSSEVVVVGKWYCPFVFIKDGTILKEQTERSMLYEMTLEQRWEQFFTCQNDNINEGNSVLVDVALDPEVVLIVGTDKATWDDNNVVQGVIWFRSYDKDANEVTSLGLRQEIVQRMKWEQERAGWQNQGRIKQVEQNRENRTNWKRFSCYTLVEKFVLRRMDRSLVMTYDFKHIDKAKSIWE; from the exons ATGTATGTGACAAGGCCTCTTTCTTACTACCAAAAGAATCCGGATGCACTCTCATTACCTCCTGAAGGTCCAAATTCAGGTTACTTAGTGATTCAAGATGAGGAATCTGAAACTTATTGTTGTTTTGGACATTGCAAAAATCATGATCTGATGGACTTGCCTTTCCCTCAGAACAAGAAACTGACCGTTCGATACGAAACTAGTAATGGCGAGAACCAGATTATTCTCAGGGATGGTGTAATGTTCATTCCAGCTCTTAATAAGCCATTGTCTTGCAATCAGTATTATGCTATCAAGCCTCATGGAAAGAGCAAAGG ACGAGCATTTGCTTGTTCAAAGGAGGAAGACAAGAGAAACTATTGTTTCTGCAGATGTATACGAGACGTTAAAACGAAGCCATTAGATCCAGAGGATGCATATCAGCAATTTGAGATCTGTCTATATAATACAGGTTGCAGTGCTAAAGGTAGCTTTTTTGCCAAGTCTATTGCACCTGATGGTTTCCCACCGCGATTTCTAAGGCGAAGAGGTTGGCATCTTTGTGCTAGAACTCCTAAAAACTACGAATTAAATGATGATGCTCGAGGCATCAATACTAAGTTGAGGCAACGACTTCCTGAGTTCAATTTGACACCCTCTTGTAAAAGTTCTGAAGTTGTTGTTGTGGGGAAATGGTATTGTCCTTTTGTGTTTATCAAAGACGGAACAATACTTAAAGAACAAACGGAGAGATCAATGCTCTATGAAATGACGCTTGAGCAGAGATGGGAGCAATTTTTTACTTGTCAAAATGACAACATTAATGAAGGGAATTCAGTACTTGTGGATGTTGCACTTGACCCAGAAGTTGTCCTTATTGTCGGAACTGATAAAGCAACATGGGATGATAACAATGTCGTCCAAGGAGTAATATGGTTTAGAAGCTATGATAAGGATGCAAATGAAGTTACAAGTTTAGGATTGAGACAAGAAATAGTTCAAAGAATGAAGTGGGAACAAGAAAGAGCTGGATGGCAAAATCAAGGGAGGATTAAACAAGTTGAACAAAACAGAGAAAATAGGACTAATTGGAAAAGATTTAGTTGCTACACTTTGGTTGAGAAGTTTGTGTTGAGGAGAATGGATAGAAGCTTGGTGATGACTTATGATTTCAAGCACATTGACAAGGCTAAGAGCATATGGGAGTGA